One stretch of Sandaracinaceae bacterium DNA includes these proteins:
- a CDS encoding tetratricopeptide repeat protein — MSRSRARSLRLVFLWSTLPTFVWACGGGCGGGAPTTDTTGTGERDGTSAEVSPDAIPLPTMPDAPADEAEAPRTPPTLTTVDDGTRALSQGFYTQVADRLDALQGSEAARALLRARLLLVTGRYDDAVTRAREAARDASLRNEAVMLEAEAHFARGRLEDVDRLLGALPATHDRASLFLARAAERRGRSVEARSFYMRIIEGYNSERINARDAAGLAYVGSATHALGSVRDANTAFQESIAADPQRVETQLEWAQLFLEKYDAGHAEECVQDALRVNPEHPVAHTLYARIRMEQSYAFVEADRDLQRALAVNPNLAMARVTLAGLALYDLDVATTDRILGEVLAQDPTDLEALSVRAAGRFLADDAAGFEAAKREVLRRHPTYSQLYTIIARYAEWEHRYPAIVDMAREAIALNPRDAVAQATLGINLLRMGDEDAGLAALREAWRRDRYNVQVFNTLNLFEDVIPQQYASFEEAPFRFRMHQEERPVLERYVPRHLTAAYAGMVRRYGFTPEGPLAMELYADVQHFSLRTTGLPNLGVQGVCFGKVVTAISPRGGPFNWGQITYHELAHVFHIQLSHNHVPRWFTEGLAEYETIVARPEWRREMDHDLHAAIAADRLPAIVDMNRAFTHARSAEDMMVAYYASSQMVLFIAERYGFEKLPRMLREWGAGRTTAQVIERVLGVAPAELDTLFRTHTRTRLAALDGQFNVDMSAYTDLEALDAASTAAPNDAAAAARVAAARLIHGDAEGANADLARALRLNPNEPLALYLTARLALAQERFPDARAALEKIVTAGRDGFDLRLLLGRAALAASDVPGARAHLEAATRLQPWRASAWQGLLEIGMQTEDAALRRTALMRLVDLEEHDRELHAQALDLAIEERRFEDAVLLGQRSMLVDPGRVEAHIALAGAHGERAAHADALYEYDSALLLTPAAPAHVQLARARHLLALSRRSEAEAAVAEAMRLDATTAEEGARILAAAGGARAQP, encoded by the coding sequence ATGTCTCGCTCTCGCGCCCGTAGCCTCCGCCTCGTCTTCCTGTGGTCGACCCTGCCCACCTTCGTGTGGGCCTGTGGGGGCGGCTGCGGGGGCGGCGCACCCACCACCGACACCACCGGCACCGGGGAGCGTGATGGGACCAGCGCGGAGGTGAGCCCCGACGCCATTCCTCTGCCCACCATGCCCGACGCGCCGGCGGACGAGGCCGAGGCACCGCGCACGCCGCCCACGCTCACCACGGTGGATGACGGCACGCGCGCGCTCTCGCAGGGCTTCTACACGCAGGTGGCCGACCGACTCGACGCGCTGCAGGGCAGCGAGGCGGCGCGCGCGCTGCTGCGGGCGCGGCTGCTGCTGGTGACGGGACGCTACGACGATGCGGTGACCCGCGCGCGCGAGGCGGCGCGTGACGCCAGCCTGCGCAACGAGGCGGTCATGCTGGAGGCCGAGGCGCACTTCGCCCGCGGTCGGCTCGAAGACGTGGACCGGCTGCTGGGGGCGCTGCCTGCCACGCACGACCGGGCCTCGCTGTTTCTGGCGCGCGCGGCCGAGCGGCGGGGCCGCTCCGTGGAGGCGCGCAGCTTCTACATGCGCATCATCGAAGGCTACAACTCGGAGCGCATCAACGCGCGCGACGCGGCTGGGCTGGCCTACGTGGGCAGCGCGACGCACGCGCTCGGCAGCGTGCGGGACGCCAACACGGCGTTCCAGGAGTCCATCGCGGCTGACCCGCAGCGCGTGGAGACGCAGCTCGAGTGGGCGCAGCTGTTCCTCGAGAAGTACGACGCGGGCCACGCCGAGGAGTGTGTCCAGGACGCCCTGCGCGTGAACCCGGAGCACCCCGTGGCGCACACACTCTACGCGCGCATCCGCATGGAGCAGAGCTACGCGTTCGTGGAGGCCGACCGGGATCTGCAGCGCGCGCTCGCGGTGAACCCCAACCTCGCCATGGCGCGCGTCACGCTGGCCGGGTTGGCGCTCTATGACCTGGACGTGGCCACCACGGACCGCATCCTGGGCGAGGTGCTGGCGCAGGACCCGACCGACCTCGAGGCGCTCAGCGTGCGTGCCGCGGGGCGCTTCCTGGCCGACGACGCCGCCGGTTTCGAGGCGGCCAAGCGCGAGGTGCTGCGGCGTCACCCCACCTACAGCCAGCTCTACACCATCATCGCGCGCTACGCGGAGTGGGAGCACCGCTACCCGGCCATCGTGGACATGGCGCGCGAGGCCATCGCGCTGAACCCGCGCGACGCGGTGGCGCAGGCCACGCTCGGCATCAACTTGCTGCGCATGGGCGACGAGGACGCGGGGCTCGCGGCGCTGCGCGAAGCTTGGCGCCGGGACCGCTACAACGTTCAGGTCTTCAACACGCTGAACCTCTTCGAGGACGTCATCCCGCAGCAATACGCGAGCTTCGAGGAGGCGCCGTTCCGGTTCCGCATGCACCAGGAAGAGCGCCCGGTGCTGGAGCGCTACGTGCCGCGCCACCTCACGGCCGCGTATGCGGGGATGGTGCGCCGCTATGGCTTCACCCCGGAGGGGCCGCTCGCCATGGAGCTCTACGCCGACGTGCAGCACTTCTCGCTGCGCACCACCGGGCTGCCCAACCTGGGCGTGCAGGGCGTGTGCTTCGGCAAGGTGGTCACCGCCATCTCCCCGCGCGGAGGGCCCTTCAACTGGGGGCAGATCACGTACCACGAGCTGGCCCACGTCTTTCACATCCAGCTCAGCCACAACCACGTGCCGCGCTGGTTCACCGAGGGGCTGGCCGAGTACGAGACCATCGTGGCGCGGCCCGAGTGGCGCCGTGAGATGGACCACGACCTGCACGCGGCCATCGCCGCCGACCGGCTGCCGGCCATCGTGGACATGAACCGCGCGTTCACGCACGCCCGGTCCGCCGAGGACATGATGGTGGCGTACTACGCCAGCTCGCAGATGGTGCTCTTCATCGCCGAGCGCTACGGGTTCGAGAAGCTGCCGCGCATGCTGCGCGAGTGGGGCGCGGGCCGCACCACGGCGCAGGTCATCGAGCGCGTGCTGGGCGTGGCTCCGGCCGAGCTGGACACGCTGTTCCGCACGCACACGCGCACTCGGCTCGCCGCGCTCGACGGGCAGTTCAACGTGGACATGTCCGCCTACACGGACCTCGAGGCGCTCGACGCGGCGTCCACGGCGGCTCCCAACGACGCGGCTGCGGCCGCACGAGTGGCGGCGGCGCGGCTCATCCACGGCGACGCCGAGGGGGCCAACGCCGACCTGGCGCGCGCGCTGCGGCTGAACCCGAACGAGCCGCTGGCGCTCTACCTGACGGCCCGTCTGGCGCTGGCGCAGGAGCGCTTCCCGGACGCGCGCGCGGCGCTCGAGAAGATCGTCACCGCAGGGCGCGACGGCTTCGACCTGCGCCTGCTGCTGGGCCGTGCCGCGCTCGCGGCCTCCGACGTGCCTGGCGCGCGGGCCCACCTCGAGGCGGCCACGCGCCTCCAGCCGTGGCGTGCGAGCGCGTGGCAGGGCCTGCTGGAGATCGGCATGCAGACGGAAGACGCCGCCCTGCGCCGCACCGCGCTCATGCGCCTGGTGGACCTCGAGGAGCACGACCGTGAGCTGCACGCCCAGGCGCTGGACTTGGCCATCGAGGAGCGTCGCTTCGAGGACGCCGTGCTGCTGGGTCAGCGCAGCATGCTGGTGGACCCGGGCCGCGTGGAGGCCCACATCGCCC